The following proteins are encoded in a genomic region of Glycine max cultivar Williams 82 chromosome 18, Glycine_max_v4.0, whole genome shotgun sequence:
- the LOC100806153 gene encoding disease resistance protein RPM1, translated as MAETAVSLAGQHALPKILEAVKMLRDLPKEVRDITDELESFQDFINEADKVAEAEEDDGRRHRIKERVMRLREAAFRMEDAIDEYNISCEDKQPDDPRCAALLCEAVAFIKTQILRLQSVYKIQDVKSLVRAERDGFQSHFPLEQRQTSSRGNQDITWQKLRRDPLFIEEDEVVGLDGPRGILKNWLTKGREKRTVISVVGIAGVGKTTLAKQVYDQVRNNFECHALITVSQSFSAEGLLRHMLNELCKEKKEDPPKDVSTIESLTEEVRNHLRNKRYVVLFDDVWNGKFWDHIESAVIDNKNGSRILITTRDEKVAEYCRKSSFVEVHKLEKPLTEEESLKLFCKKAFQYSSDGDCPEELKDISLEIVRKCKGLPLAIVAIGGLLSQKDESAPEWGQFSRDLSLDLERNSELNSITKILGLSYDDLPINLRSCLLYFGMYPEDYEVESDRLIRQWIAEGFVKHETGKSLEEVGQQYLSGLVRRSLVQASSLRIDDKVKSCRVHDLIHDMILRKVKDTGFCQYIDGPDQSVSSKIVRRLTIATHDFSGSIGSSPIRSILIMTGKDEKLSQDLVNKFPTNYMLLKVLDFEGSVLLSDVPENLGNLCHLKYLSFRNTFIESLPKSIGKLQNLETLDIRGTYVSEMPEEISKLKKLRHLLAYSRCSIQWKDIGGITSLQEIPPVIMDDDGVVIGEVGKLKQLRELLVTEFRGKHQKTLCSSINEKPLLEKLLIAAADESEVIDLYITSPMSTLRKLFLFGKLTRFPNWISQFPNLVQLYLGGSRLTNDALKSLKNMPRLMLLFLSDNAYEGETLNFQCGGFQKLKQLHLAGLVQLKCILIDRGALCSVEKIVLQDLSQLKTVPSGIQNLEKLKDIYIKDMPTEFVQRIAPDGGEDQWIIQDVPHVGIWSKYAKEPSHIFGRSHH; from the coding sequence ATGGCAGAAACTGCAGTGTCCTTGGCTGGTCAGCATGCCCTTCCCAAAATATTGGAAGCTGTCAAAATGCTGAGAGATCTCCCAAAAGAAGTTAGAGACATTACAGATGAACTTGAAAGCTTTCAAGATTTCATCAATGAAGCTGATAAAGTGGCTGAAGCCGAAGAAGATGATGGAAGGCGTCATAGAATAAAAGAAAGGGTCATGCGGCTGAGAGAAGCAGCTTTTCGCATGGAAGATGCCATCGATGAATATAACATCTCCTGTGAGGATAAACAACCTGATGATCCTCGATGTGCAGCTTTACTATGTGAGGCTGTTGCCTTCATCAAAACTCAAATCCTTCGCCTTCAAAGTGTGTATAAGATTCAGGATGTTAAATCCCTTGTTCGTGCTGAAAGAGATGGTTTCCAAAGCCATTTTCCTTTAGAGCAAAGACAAACCAGTTCTAGAGGAAATCAAGATATCACATGGCAGAAACTTAGAAGGGATCCTCTCTTTATTGAGGAAGATGAGGTTGTGGGGCTTGATGGCCCTAGAGGTATATTGAAAAATTGGTTGacaaagggaagagaaaaacgCACTGTCATCTCTGTGGTGGGAATTGCAGGGGTGGGAAAAACCACTCTTGCCAAGCAAGTTTATGACCAGGTGCGTAACAATTTTGAGTGCCATGCGTTGATCACAGTTTCTCAATCCTTCTCTGCTGAAGGATTGCTGAGGCATATGTTGAATGAgctttgcaaagaaaaaaaggaggaCCCTCCCAAGGATGTTTCTACCATCGAGTCGTTGACAGAAGAAGTCAGAAACCACTTGCGCAACAAGAGGTATGTTGTCTTGTTTGATGACGTATGGAATGGAAAATTTTGGGATCACATTGAATCTGctgtaattgataataaaaatggaAGTAGGATATTAATCACAACCAGGGATGAGAAGGTTGCAGAATATTGTAGGAAATCATCATTTGTTGAGGTGCATAAGCTAGAAAAACCTTTAACTGAAGAAGAATCTTTGAAATTGTTCTGTAAGAAGGCATTTCAGTATAGTTCCGATGGAGATTGTCCAGAAGAACTTAAAGATATATCTCTTGAAATTGTTAGAAAGTGTAAAGGTTTACCTCTAGCAATAGTGGCCATTGGTGGTCTTTTGTCTCAAAAAGATGAAAGTGCACCTGAATGGGGACAGTTTAGTCGAGATCTAAGTTTAGACTTGGAGAGGAATTCTGAGTTAAATAGTATAACAAAAATTTTAGGTTTAAGTTATGATGATTTGCCGATCAATCTCAGATCATGTTTATTATATTTCGGAATGTATCCGGAGGACTATGAAGTTGAATCTGATAGATTGATTAGACAATGGATAGCTGAAGGGTTTGTCAAACATGAAACCGGAAAATCTTTGGaagaagttgggcaacaatatTTATCAGGGTTGGTCCGTAGAAGTTTGGTGCAAGCATCCTCACTTAGAATTGATGACAAAGTTAAAAGTTGTCGTGTTCATGACTTAATACACGACATGATCCTTAGAAAAGTCAAGGATACAGGATTTTGTCAGTATATTGACGGGCCTGATCAATCTGTATCAAGTAAGATTGTTCGACGCCTGACAATTGCAACCCATGATTTTAGTGGAAGTATAGGAAGCTCACCCATTCGGTCAATTCTTATCATGACaggaaaagatgaaaaattatctCAAGACTTGGTAAACAAATTCCCTACAAATTACATGCTATTGAAGGTACTTGATTTTGAAGGTTCTGTTCTTCTCAGTGATGTTCCTGAAAATTTGGGGAATTTATGCCACTTGAAGTATTTAAGCTTCCGGAATACATTCATAGAAAGTCTACCAAAATCCATTGGTAAGCTCCAGAATTTGGAGACCTTGGATATAAGAGGCACATATGTGTCTGAGATGCCAGAGGAGATTAGTAAGCTTAAAAAGCTACGTCATCTTCTGGCTTATTCTAGGTGTTCAATTCAATGGAAGGATATTGGAGGCATCACATCCTTACAAGAGATACCTCCAGTGATTATGGATGATGATGGAGTGGTCATTGGAGAGGTTGGAAAGCTAAAGCAGTTAAGAGAACTGTTGGTGACAGAATTTAGGGGAAAACACCAAAAGACTTTGTGTTCCTCAATAAATGAGAAGCCACTCTTGGAGAAACTACTTATTGCTGCAGCTGATGAGAGTGAAGTAATTGACTTGTACATTACGTCACCTATGTCTACACTTAGGAAGCTTTTCCTATTTGGGAAGTTAACAAGGTTTCCAAATTGGATTTCACAGTTCCCAAATCTTGTGCAACTGTATTTGGGCGGCTCCAGGTTGACTAATGATGCATTGAAATCACTAAAAAATATGCCAAGGTTGATGCTCCTCTTTTTAAGTGACAATGCTTATGAAGGTGAAACTTTGAATTTTCAATGTGGAGGGTTTCAGAAACTAAAGCAACTGCACCTCGCAGGTTTGGTTCAATTGAAGTGCATCCTTATCGACAGAGGAGCACTGTGTTCTGtggaaaaaattgttttacaagACCTCTCCCAACTCAAAACAGTTCCCTCTGGAATTCAAAACTTGGAGAAGCTTAAAGATATCTATATCAAGGACATGCCAACTGAATTTGTGCAGCGCATTGCTCCTGATGGAGGAGAAGACCAATGGATCATCCAAGATGTGCCCCATGTAGGTATTTGGAGTAAGTATGCTAAAGAACCTTCGCATATATTCGGCAGAAGTCATCACTAA